The Festucalex cinctus isolate MCC-2025b chromosome 6, RoL_Fcin_1.0, whole genome shotgun sequence genomic sequence CAAATGCACTGGCTAACCACTGATGTGAAATAAGGTGCTCAATGGGGAGGAACTTATCCCAGACGCACAAGTTCTACCTATCCCTCTTTTGGAATAAGCGTCACAAAAAGCGTAAGTCTGCTGTCTCGTTTGTTTATCACACAGGCGCATGATGCGGTCAACCTAAAAGACAAAGGAGTCTCCTCAGCGTGGGCACAGCCCTTCTCTAACAGAATGTCCAACTTTGCTCTGGAAAGTCAAGGTAAGACACTTTCCACAATGTTTGCATCTAGCTAGAGCACATCTCGATTTATCTATCCATCCCATGCCACCTGTTGCATTGTATGGGTCACAATTTGATAGTTTGCGTGTTGTTCAGGTGCCCACGTGATCAGCACCCGCTGTTCCGAAACGTATCACACCCGCCCAGCATCTGTGAGCTTGTTTGGATTCCCCTTGTGGTACCCGCCGGAGAGCCCCCGCACTGTCATTCAGGTAATCATCTTCCCCTTCCTCCCGGTGTTGTTTGTATCCGTCCATGCCCACTTCTGCCTTCTTCACTCCCTGACACATGAGGGCGAGCCAATGCTGCCAGGCAACTGTTGGGCCTTCCGCGGTGCCCACGGGAATCTCGCCGTCGCCCTCTCGCACCCAATCAGGATAACCCATGTGACGCTGGAGCACGTGCCGCGTGAAATCACCCCCACCGGCCGAATTGACTCTGCGCCCAAGGACTTTGAGGTTTATGTAAGTCCCCCCCCAAATATTGCCACCGGTTTTTCAAgttacaaagtttttttttttgcctttgcttCCTCAGGGACTGAAGGACGAGGTGGAAGAAGGAACGCTGCTGGGAACTTTCACATACGACGAGGATGGCGAACCCACGCAAACATTTGAGCTGTCCGTAAGTTTCCAAGCCgcacaactatttttttttttatacctacATACTCGACCACAAATCATGCATTTTcatgttgttcttttttgtttttcaccatCAAGTGACATCCAGTAGAGGCTCATATTTGAGCTACCGAGAACTAGAATGAGATGATttaaaagtggaagtcaaccttgagTTCTCTTCATGtcttcatttaaattaaaaatgacaacaacaaaaaatgttaggCCACACAAGTTCTCATTgtctcattttaaaaaattatacttTGTGTGATACTGGAACGTGGTGACCAAAGACCAAATTCCGAACCCATTCGCTTCTGCGCTCTTTCCTGACGCAGCCCAGCGATGTGATCTACCGCATGGTGGAGCTGCACGTCCTCAGCAACTGGGGTCACATGGAGTACACGTGCCTCTACCGCTTCCGGGTGCACGGCACCTGGGCGTGATGGCGGCTCGGCGCACCGCCCCCTGGAGGAAGTGGTGAGTTCCACCACAAAAGGCGCgtcttcaaatattgttgcTGTCCCTTGAACTTGAACTGTCAGTATACCTTTACCATAGCGAAACTGGTACTCAGGCTCATTCTCGTGGCCTGTAAGAGTGTCGAAGGATGTAAATAATATTAGGTCAaaattatacatgtttttttttaaatactggcaTCATGTTGATGCATGATGCCTGTTCTTCTTTGACCTTGTAATATGCACTTGAATTTTCTATTAACGCAAAGTCAgatgatgaaaatgtatttttatgtgaGAGAATGTATTTTCGCAAacctgtgacttttttttatttatttttttatcatttatagATGATGTACACTCGTACAGTATGAATGGCGCactaggggcaaaaaaaaaagaggaaagaaatattaataaaaaaaattactcaggaTAGTTGAAAGAGTAATTTAGTAATGTGATGAGAATAAAATCACTCCCAAAAATATACTAAAATATTTGAATACataagaaaatatttatttatttatttttttaaatacaaaatgtgatattataataataaagtgcAAATTATAATTCCTGAAAACTCGGCGTCTGGGTTGGCTCTTACtatatcaatttatttatttttaactttttttttagattgaattgttatgaaattactctatcaatgactaaaaaataaaaccatatttaaattaggggggAGAGGGGAatgtacatttcattgtaaatttagatataaattgagatataaaatgtgcaattaatcgtcaattaattattgaagtagTGCGATTAATTACTatttaatcgactgacacctctagttcagatagTTTTGGACAGACATCaaataagcaacgtagttttgcACAAGCTAAAACTAAATACATTGTTGTTCTGCAATAaaatagcaccctccaatggttgaaagttcaaacagacgctaactgacgtttgcatttacaggactgtctcagaaaatttgaatattgcgataaagtcctttattttctgtaatgcaattaatgtagccgcgagggggcacaagccagtgtcttcttgcgccggtcccaagcccggataaatgcagagggttgtgtcaggaagggcatccgacataaaactttggccaaaccaaacatgcgaatcaaatatatgacttccATACCGGATCGGTCGTGGCCCGGGTTAACGACGACAGCCATCGGTGCTGTGGACCGACAGGGTGTCGGTGGAAGTTGGTCGaaggaggagaggaggaaggcgtgttcgtaggaagaaagagaagaggaacaccacGAATGTAGGACTTAGAGTAGGAACTTTGATTTCAcagattttaaattaaaaatgttttaaatacctaaaacactttttttctggatttttaaactttacaaatgcaattactcAGTTTCACCTGCCGATAGGATTTTATCTTAAAATGATTAATGGtatgtttttttcctctgattTTCAGCCCTTATTTCTTGCAAAGcaactttattattatcatgACATTCTCATGATTGACTgtatccttgttttttttttgtttttttaatattattgtttaCTGTTTTTAGTGTCGTCTAGCAGAAAACCAACTTTGTTATTTGAAGATGTTTGATGAGGTTGTACaattctctcacaaaaaaaagttttgtttttatttgtgtttatctTATTCAAATGACACTTTTCTCTGTGAACTCCGTGTGTTTTCTCATGAAATGTAGTACAGGTTAATCCTGCTCGAAATGAATTGTTGTAATTGTTGTTTAAAACAATGCTTTCAATATTATATTTAAACTACTTGATACAAAGATGCTCATATTCACTTTCATGAATgtatgcaataaataaaaacattttgttgtatcTTTGTTCAATtactaaatgtgtttttctatattaactcattcactgccaatgacaactatagacgtaaaaaatccaagcaaacagccagtgttaattttgaaaaaaaagaaaaaaagaaatgacatttaaaatgaaagttttaatttaaaaaaaaagaaattttaaatttaattttagttctagtcttctgactaaatttaattaaagccttagtcataacttagtcacctgattgtatttgagttttaatccaacttcagttgacagaaataaggagcaattttagtcaactaaattgacttctggaagtcgagacccagtttgtggtctcagtaagaccaagaccggtcagtatgcacgatggtagcacttagtaatgaaattgttgtcattgttattaataaaaacaatgattaataactatgaatgaaaacaatgaacaactaaaactaaattaaaatttcttgtcaaaatttgcactggctgtttgcttggattttttttacgtctatagtcgtcattggcagtaaatgagttaaagaatagACCATgatgaaaaagaaagagaagaattcAATTCTTGACTCATATAAATATAACATGTAcagtattattataaaaaaaaaaaaagtgatttaacAAATTGTCATTCTTATTGCAGCTAGTCAGATAGCTGCATGCTAACACGGTTAGCCATGATCTTAGTTTTTGAAGTTCCACTGTGCACAttcatttcaacttttttttaaaatgatttatgtgtttattaaacatataaacacattacaaaataggAAAGACGAAGTAAGAAAATATGATGGTTCATGCATGCCAACTATCCGCGGCTGGCCTTTAGTCGggatacatgtatatatatccgTAAGCATAATGGCCCTGTATATACTTTCAATGTACAGTCAGagatgggatttgaacccacaaccttctaGTTACAGAACAATGCACTATACCAAGCGAGCTACTCAGCAGTATGAGATAGCTGCTGATCAGTTgtttgtatggaagtgggcgtggaaagtgggacctagaaaaagttcaatgtcagtcccattgaaaattaatggggAATGGttcatctttaacattaaattacgAGAGAACTTTACGTAATGTGCAATCATACGATATATACCcaggaaggcgtgaattttttaagttgaaatttgaacggtgttaACTATCCGCTGATAGTGACAAAAGGTAGCTTCCTTATTATGTTGGTTTTATGGCGCTATctacaagagaaaaaaaacacaaaacaaaaactttatattaaaaaaacaaatcacagcCTAAATACACTCTCTCTACATTCTCTATATGTGAGAGGCCTTTATGTCCCTGTCGCAGTGGCCATACATGATTCTCCGAACCAGACGGGTGACTTTCCTCCACGTATGAGAGGAGCCCTCGTTGCGGCGAGTCACGACGTCGTCGTCACGGGCGACTTCCGACCTGTCGCAGCTGAGCGCTTGTCCGTCAAAGGCCGAAGAATTAAGACCAGTCAGCTGCGGGGAGCTATCCTCGGAATCGCTGGAACTGTCCTCAATTCTCTGGTACAGCACGAGCTGAGGTGCAGGGCCTGGCAAGAAGACAATATGTCTGGCAAAACGGTCCTCATatgtcaaaaaaaatcacaatgtattttCTAATTCGACACTtgattccctttaaaatgatatataatagggttgtaactaggggtgtgaattgcctcgtacctgacgattcgattcgtatcacgattcacaggtcacgattcgattcgataccgattaatcccgatacgaatttataagtcgattgttgcgattttttttcattcaaatttagaaaatactaatcagtaagcttgtagagtgtaagatttatatgaaaatgtattatttatttatctgaaatttcagtcttatagaggttgtaatctgtttcatgtttaaacagcattaaaataaaatattaaggcttaatgttccgttcatattacattcttccatgcttaaggtgtgaatcctaaaaaaaaaaaaaaaaaaaaaaaaaaatttaaaaaaaatcgattttgcctattattgaatcgatttgagaatcgcgcgatgtagtatcgcgatatatcgccgaatcgatttttttttttaacacccctagttgtaacgatatccaaacatcacgatacgatatcacgatatgaaggtcacgatacgataattatcacggtattgtgggggggttgtcgatatttaaaaaagatcacaatatttaaaaaaaaagagttcatactaaaaaaaaaaaaaaagtaccatattgtgcttttgtacataacagcaatgcatataaaccaccttacaatctctaataacaatattgtggcacttgctaatgcaagcacacattgatcgcttcacaatcaAATTATGTTCccgttcatctgacaattagcatagattttaaacaaagaaggccaaaacatccctaatgaaaattaaattgcactcataAAAACTAGCCATCGGAgggtgcacaaatggaaatcaacctgactttttttaaaagatgtgttccttttaaatattgtgaacatgacgacgatattgtggcagttttaatatcgcgacatcacgatattgcccttatcgttacatccctaatgtatcATACATGGCCGTGCCTCAAAAATGGATAAAGTTACAGCAATTTTAATGTCAGCATGTTGGAATTTCTAGTTTTGAGGAAAACCAGGATTAAAATTTCGGTAACTTGcagctttcaaatgtccatagcaatcAGTATCTTAGGAAACatatatgaacctgaaattttcaggaatcagtggaaagtcaattccaattgcAGGTAAGGCCATTGTTCGAGATTTGAACCGTTTGAAACTTTTaagaagtttgacctctcaacagATGATATCAGCCGTAACTTTGAATATCACATTACGCTTACATttcatcttctgaggcatcagccaaagttttcTCATTTTACTGTTGCTCCATGTGCTACTTTCCTCGACTCAGTCACTTTCAAACACTAAGAAGATAAGgtaattatttttgatgaaaaatgaatacctttaaaatcttatttttccacttgccgtcgaccgaagatgacatcacttgtgctgaggaagcaggtaTAACGAccgatcatggctcacctgttttctgcgtttGCTCAGCAAGCTGAGCCCTGATTGTTTACAAGTAAACTTTATTTGACCTTCTCTCAACTTTTTGATGATTTGCTTTCAAGTGTAATGTAACGGTGCCAGTGTTTACAAACATTTCAGTTGCATAAAACAACAAATCACTTTTGTTCTGCCCTAGACATGGTGTTGAGGAGAATTTAAATTGTGGTcacaatatagaaaaaaaaaattaagagacCAATATCATGTTGGGGGCTCTGTTGTACCTTCATGATGGTTCATGAGTGCAAATGAGACGCTGAGGTGTTCTTAAGTTTTAATCGACAATTTAAGACCACAGCGATGATACACACAAATCAAGGGCTTCTAAAAACAAGGTTAATTAattagtaaataataataataataataataataatgaggggATGAAAGTAATAATCATAAAGGCAATTTCGTTACACAAACTGAAGTTGAACCCACTAaggcagtgattcccaaccgcTGTGCCCTGAAATCATCACGTGCCGTAGGAAATGATACAATATCTCTTAATTGGTCTGAAAATAAGTTATTTATAAATTATGTATCTTTTTTTCATCTGCCTTTGCAATGTATAGTGtgagaatgaatgaattactACCATCACAAATTCTGtaatcacaatttttcattATGTTAGAGGCAACATCACTTTTGAAGAAGCCATACAAAACTagattcctgtgcaaaatgaaaTTTCCAAAACTCTGAAATATATGACGATATACTTAATTTAAAATCAACAATTGTTTaattattcaaatttaaaatttattaCAGAGTGCAATCACAAATCTAGCCAACGAACTAGCTCATCTCCAATTTTTGCTGTACTTTCTTCTCTCGGCATGACTCACTCTCTCGCCAGCTGTGTTCGCCCCCTGGTGGTTGGATGACTGCTTGATTAGATGAGCAGAGCACAcattataaatataaacattCCCAACGTTTCGGTTAAGGTTTAGGTTAATCATGGCAGCAAAAATTATGATCAGGCAGACAAAGGGTAATTATCCTTCGAGGCACGTTTGTTTGTGGACCCCCCACCCTCACAAGTCTGTCACTCATCACGCGTGCTCTGTACCATGGAGTGTATCTTACAGGGGTTCTTCAGGCAGGCGGGCGCCCAGCTGATGGGCCAGCCGTACGCGTGGGGCACGGGCGTGTTCACGTTCCGCTCCATGAAGTTGAACAGCGGGTTCCACCAAGTGTTGGTGAGGTAGTTGTTGTGGGGACACTGACACTGCGCACAAGAACAGGAAGGGgagtgccattaaaaaaaaaaaaaaagctacaggtattaattttaaataatcatGTTACTAGATATTAGTTtgtttatatatagatatatatatatatatatgaatgttcTATTgtttgaacagaaaaatgtgatgcCCACTTGTGTTCTGGTCATGCTGTGGTACCACCAGAAGAGTCGCGTTGTGATAAAGTAGGCAACCACCACGTCCACGCTGTAGTGCTCATGTGCCACCAAGACGCACACCACGCCGACGGCACTCAACAGCCAGCACATCAGGTGGTACCACCAGAACGAGCGAGGGGAGTCTGCGGGGGAAAGACCATGACAGCGCAAGAGTGATGTCAACCAAACTTAATCAATCAACCAATAGTATTCCCGGGCCATTCCAAATGGTTGTATTTGCTATGCCCAATGTTTGATCGATTTTCTCctcttctctcagcttgaatatGGTTTTCTTTTCACCCAGACAAATCTCTGCTCTTCGTGTTTGTGCAAAAGCAAATGCTGTTCTCACAGGTGAAACCCAAAGCCAAAAATAAGCACAAGTCTTCAGTATTCAGTAtagtacaacaaaaacaaaggagtaAACCATTCTTCAATTCTTTTGGAGAGGACCGTAAATAAATCTGTGTACATCATAAACTGTACATATATATTGATAATGATTGTGTATATactatacaataaaaacaagactCACATTCCTTGATAAACAGGTAAGTGAGGGTGAGCATCACGGTGTGCCCACTGAACAGCAAGTCTCCACACATACTGTCGGACTTGGAGATGGACAGACCGGCGGCGGAAATCAACCTCAGAATTCGCTGGAACTTGGCGTACGAGTCTCCGTAGAGCTGACGATGGGAAGCAGAATGAATGATGATGTAAATTTTGATGAAATGCTGGCAGTTTGTATGCTAACAATCGTGAGCTAGCaacaaaagtacaaaaagtCTTGAGGCGGGTTTTAGTCCTTGCTCTGTAATCAATTATCCAGTACCATTTCTTATGAAAATTCATAAAATGCTATGATGTTAGCAGTTGGTATGCTTGCATATAACCAACAGCAATGAAAGTACAAAAAGCACTCAGGCAGATTGATGAGTGTTTATAGCCTACATTTTACTTCGTATTCTGGGACTATTTCTTCCAGGAATTGATAAAAGGACAACATGCTAGCAGTTGGTGTGCTAACATACAGGATACACAGTAGCGATATAGACATCTGACTCGAGTATAGAAAGCGCTAAAGTGGATTGATAAGGGTTTTACATTCTGCCCTGTGTTCTGGCACTATTTGTGATGAGAAGTGTTCAAATGCTAACACCGGTTTATGCTAACATACAGTAAATGTCTGATGGGTTGAAGAGTTTAAAGTTGGAATGTCTGGAATCGGTTGAATTAAAGGGCAAGAAGTAAAAATACCCCTTTTACTTCTTGCCTTGTAATCCAGTACCATTTCTAATGAAAATTGATAAAATGCTATGACTTTAGTAGTTGGTATGATAGCATATTGCATATAGCAAGCAGCAATGAAAGTATAAAAAGTGCTAACAAAAGTGTTACATTTTGCTTCATATTCCAGTACTATTTCTTACAGGAATTGATAAAAAGCCAACATGTAGCAGTTGCTGTCCTAGCATACACAATTTTACATTTTGCCCTGTGCTCTGGCACTATTTCTATTGAGAAGTGTTCAGATGCTACAATTGGTATGCTAACAACATATAGTAAATGTCTGATGGGCTGAAGAGTTTGAAATTGGATAATCTGGATTCGGTTGACAAAAGTGGAAGGACAAGGTAAcattgtaaaaacataaaataaacataaagcCTTAATTCATTGCAAATGTAGAATTAATTGTATGACTATTATTCACTTCCAGATGTTAcatgtcaaaatggcggtcaaatTCAGTGAAAGAAATCTCCccactcattgaaaagcattggactttggatcaaatttgattttaaaatgtgatgttGTTTGACGAATATAACAATCTCTGTGGTTTATATGTTACTCACaggcaaaaacaatacaatacgCTGTTTCTTTTCACCATATAAAGGGAGCAGTTTGTATTTCGTTGCATTgaaaatgcccggatgttcggaattcTCAATAGGAGTATAGTGTCATACCAGAATGACAGTTGTAGGCTCCATTGATGTtactttttaacacattcactgccagcccagcaaaaatgcatgatttgacgtctttttccgtcaatggcagtcaatgagttaagatgagatgtaaccaaaattgatggatttttaagcaaaatttggcttaaaaaagaaaaaaggaaaaaaggatgctgcaatataatcacaaaatatattggcacattttgtttaacacattcactgccagcccagcaaaaatgcattatttgaagtctttttccgtcaatggcagtcaatgagttaattacggTACATACTTTGGAATATTTAGGTCAAAGATGGAActtatgttgatttttttgctGACTCCTCAAGGATTGGTGTCATCCTCACCTTGGGCGCGCAGCTGATGTGCAAATCAGGCACAGGCAGGATGGTGATGTACATGGTGATGCAGCGGTACAAGTACAAGGTGCCCAGGATGAAGAAGTAACGTCGACAGACTATGGACCTGCAAGATATAAATTTGAAGGCAAAATGTTATGGAAATTTGACTTTGAAATCACTTATATAAAATAATAGTGACTGAACAGTGATCACCCATTACGTGTAAGAATTTACAACTACGTAAATCTTTTATCTACCTCCAACTGTGAGTGAAACGTCTTACTTGTGTTTGAAGAAGAGGAGTTGAAGGCACCAAATGGTGACAAGCACAATGCCATTAACCTCCGTAACCGTGAAAGCCCACTTGGCTCTGTCGACGTATTCAAAAAAGATGTCAGGCAGCGGCGGTGTGCTTTCTTTGGGCGGAACCTTCTCGTGGACCACGGTGTTGACCACTGTGGTCAGCAGCAGGCTGAGGCCGGCGTAGAAGAGGAGAAGCGTGGTCTTCCACCACTCCGGCGCCAGGCGATGAACCTCGGGCTCCTTCATGGAGATCTTCACGTAGTCGTCGTGCCTGCTCTTGCGGAAGCCCCGCTTGGTGTCGCCTGAACCTGGCGGGTGCAGCGGGCAGGGTTTATTCTCACCGCCGTGCCCGGCACCGCTTTCCATTTTCCGATTGGTGTTAT encodes the following:
- the LOC144020495 gene encoding phosphatidylcholine:ceramide cholinephosphotransferase 2-like isoform X1 produces the protein MFIPPSESNVTAPLGFMTPACVTSGPGESTRLPFEGTEWDGRERKGEWRNLFEARKMIGGGEERAPEGEGLSLEETGRSTPPSAERAQHHCTPKTTQDTRRPDEHSANTSIQRSPTCEWTEEAAMSSSSQADNTNRKMESGAGHGGENKPCPLHPPGSGDTKRGFRKSRHDDYVKISMKEPEVHRLAPEWWKTTLLLFYAGLSLLLTTVVNTVVHEKVPPKESTPPLPDIFFEYVDRAKWAFTVTEVNGIVLVTIWCLQLLFFKHKSIVCRRYFFILGTLYLYRCITMYITILPVPDLHISCAPKLYGDSYAKFQRILRLISAAGLSISKSDSMCGDLLFSGHTVMLTLTYLFIKEYSPRSFWWYHLMCWLLSAVGVVCVLVAHEHYSVDVVVAYFITTRLFWWYHSMTRTQCQCPHNNYLTNTWWNPLFNFMERNVNTPVPHAYGWPISWAPACLKNPCPAPQLVLYQRIEDSSSDSEDSSPQLTGLNSSAFDGQALSCDRSEVARDDDVVTRRNEGSSHTWRKVTRLVRRIMYGHCDRDIKASHI
- the LOC144020495 gene encoding phosphatidylcholine:ceramide cholinephosphotransferase 2-like isoform X2; its protein translation is MNESNVTAPLGFMTPACVTSGPGESTRLPFEGTEWDGRERKGEWRNLFEARKMIGGGEERAPEGEGLSLEETGRSTPPSAERAQHHCTPKTTQDTRRPDEHSANTSIQRSPTCEWTEEAAMSSSSQADNTNRKMESGAGHGGENKPCPLHPPGSGDTKRGFRKSRHDDYVKISMKEPEVHRLAPEWWKTTLLLFYAGLSLLLTTVVNTVVHEKVPPKESTPPLPDIFFEYVDRAKWAFTVTEVNGIVLVTIWCLQLLFFKHKSIVCRRYFFILGTLYLYRCITMYITILPVPDLHISCAPKLYGDSYAKFQRILRLISAAGLSISKSDSMCGDLLFSGHTVMLTLTYLFIKEYSPRSFWWYHLMCWLLSAVGVVCVLVAHEHYSVDVVVAYFITTRLFWWYHSMTRTQCQCPHNNYLTNTWWNPLFNFMERNVNTPVPHAYGWPISWAPACLKNPCPAPQLVLYQRIEDSSSDSEDSSPQLTGLNSSAFDGQALSCDRSEVARDDDVVTRRNEGSSHTWRKVTRLVRRIMYGHCDRDIKASHI
- the LOC144020495 gene encoding phosphatidylcholine:ceramide cholinephosphotransferase 2-like isoform X7, which produces MTPACVTSGPGESTRLPFEGTEWDGRERKGEWRNLFEARKMIGGGEERAPEGEGLSLEETGRSTPPSAERAQHHCTPKTTQDTRRPDEHSANTSIQRSPTCEWTEEAAMSSSSQADNTNRKMESGAGHGGENKPCPLHPPGSGDTKRGFRKSRHDDYVKISMKEPEVHRLAPEWWKTTLLLFYAGLSLLLTTVVNTVVHEKVPPKESTPPLPDIFFEYVDRAKWAFTVTEVNGIVLVTIWCLQLLFFKHKSIVCRRYFFILGTLYLYRCITMYITILPVPDLHISCAPKLYGDSYAKFQRILRLISAAGLSISKSDSMCGDLLFSGHTVMLTLTYLFIKEYSPRSFWWYHLMCWLLSAVGVVCVLVAHEHYSVDVVVAYFITTRLFWWYHSMTRTQCQCPHNNYLTNTWWNPLFNFMERNVNTPVPHAYGWPISWAPACLKNPCPAPQLVLYQRIEDSSSDSEDSSPQLTGLNSSAFDGQALSCDRSEVARDDDVVTRRNEGSSHTWRKVTRLVRRIMYGHCDRDIKASHI
- the LOC144020495 gene encoding phosphatidylcholine:ceramide cholinephosphotransferase 2-like isoform X3; this encodes MFIPPSESNVTAPLGFMTPACVTSGPGESTRLPFEGTEWDGRERKGEWRNLFEARKMIGGGEERAPEGEGLSLEETGRSTPPSAERAQHHCTPKTTQDTRRPDEHSANTSIQRSPTCEWTEEAAMSSSSQADNTNRKMESGAGHGGENKPCPLHPPGSGDTKRGFRKSRHDDYVKISMKEPEVHRLAPEWWKTTLLLFYAGLSLLLTTVVNTVVHEKVPPKESTPPLPDIFFEYVDRAKWAFTVTEVNGIVLVTIWCLQLLFFKHKSIVCRRYFFILGTLYLYRCITMYITILPVPDLHISCAPKLYGDSYAKFQRILRLISAAGLSISKSDSMCGDLLFSGHTVMLTLTYLFIKEYSPRSFWWYHLMCWLLSAVGVVCVLVAHEHYSVDVVVAYFITTRLFWWYHSMTRTQCQCPHNNYLTNTWWNPLFNFMERNVNTPVPHAYGWPISWAPACLKNPCKIHSMALHLSSCCTRELRTVPAIPRIAPRS
- the LOC144020495 gene encoding phosphatidylcholine:ceramide cholinephosphotransferase 2-like isoform X6, yielding MFIPPSESNVTAPLGFMTPACVTSGPGESTRLPFEGTEWDGRERKGEWRNLFEARKMIGGGEERAPEGEGLSLEETGRSTPPSAERAQHHCTPKTTQDTRRPDEHSANTSIQRSPTCEWTEEAAMSSSSQADNTNRKMESGAGHGGENKPCPLHPPGSGDTKRGFRKSRHDDYVKISMKEPEVHRLAPEWWKTTLLLFYAGLSLLLTTVVNTVVHEKVPPKESTPPLPDIFFEYVDRAKWAFTVTEVNGIVLVTIWCLQLLFFKHKSIVCRRYFFILGTLYLYRCITMYITILPVPDLHISCAPKLYGDSYAKFQRILRLISAAGLSISKSDSMCGDLLFSGHTVMLTLTYLFIKEYSPRSFWWYHLMCWLLSAVGVVCVLVAHEHYSVDVVVAYFITTRLFWWYHSMTRTQCQCPHNNYLTNTWWNPLFNFMERNVNTPVPHAYGWPISWAPACLKNPWGEHSWRESESCREKKVQQKLEMS
- the LOC144020495 gene encoding phosphatidylcholine:ceramide cholinephosphotransferase 2-like isoform X5; translated protein: MFIPPSESNVTAPLGFMTPACVTSGPGESTRLPFEGTEWDGRERKGEWRNLFEARKMIGGGEERAPEGEGLSLEETGRSTPPSAERAQHHCTPKTTQDTRRPDEHSANTSIQRSPTCEWTEEAAMSSSSQADNTNRKMESGAGHGGENKPCPLHPPGSGDTKRGFRKSRHDDYVKISMKEPEVHRLAPEWWKTTLLLFYAGLSLLLTTVVNTVVHEKVPPKESTPPLPDIFFEYVDRAKWAFTVTEVNGIVLVTIWCLQLLFFKHKSIVCRRYFFILGTLYLYRCITMYITILPVPDLHISCAPKLYGDSYAKFQRILRLISAAGLSISKSDSMCGDLLFSGHTVMLTLTYLFIKEYSPRSFWWYHLMCWLLSAVGVVCVLVAHEHYSVDVVVAYFITTRLFWWYHSMTRTQCQCPHNNYLTNTWWNPLFNFMERNVNTPVPHAYGWPISWAPACLKNPFIQPPGGEHSWRESESCREKKVQQKLEMS
- the LOC144020495 gene encoding phosphatidylcholine:ceramide cholinephosphotransferase 2-like isoform X4 gives rise to the protein MFIPPSESNVTAPLGFMTPACVTSGPGESTRLPFEGTEWDGRERKGEWRNLFEARKMIGGGEERAPEGEGLSLEETGRSTPPSAERAQHHCTPKTTQDTRRPDEHSANTSIQRSPTCEWTEEAAMSSSSQADNTNRKMESGAGHGGENKPCPLHPPGSGDTKRGFRKSRHDDYVKISMKEPEVHRLAPEWWKTTLLLFYAGLSLLLTTVVNTVVHEKVPPKESTPPLPDIFFEYVDRAKWAFTVTEVNGIVLVTIWCLQLLFFKHKSIVCRRYFFILGTLYLYRCITMYITILPVPDLHISCAPKLYGDSYAKFQRILRLISAAGLSISKSDSMCGDLLFSGHTVMLTLTYLFIKEYSPRSFWWYHLMCWLLSAVGVVCVLVAHEHYSVDVVVAYFITTRLFWWYHSMTRTQCQCPHNNYLTNTWWNPLFNFMERNVNTPVPHAYGWPISWAPACLKNPSVIQPPGGEHSWRESESCREKKVQQKLEMS